Proteins co-encoded in one Candidatus Margulisiibacteriota bacterium genomic window:
- a CDS encoding FecR family protein — translation MKNFIFILILAAFSMLYAEVNFDSLEPPLIAQIITFDGTVLYRGKDSFYWQEVKPTSKFYNYDELKTITNSYCEIQFTSGHTVRLDPNSDIILNAIKLDPQKDYFRTVRVMLGKIWIKAITKSPANEQFIIKTAHASISIKGTFFSVEGPEGNISTYEGTVEVATDKQTVQVKKGTEIYINNSGTIQETKPLSNQSLSALNNILNSSLIITQDEKTKIQNEYKKQLEKITASQTSTQEKTGQTDLFSILKKFLKKLKL, via the coding sequence ATGAAAAATTTTATATTTATTTTAATTCTGGCTGCGTTTTCCATGCTCTATGCCGAAGTTAATTTTGACTCCCTGGAACCGCCATTAATAGCCCAGATTATTACTTTTGACGGCACCGTACTTTATCGTGGCAAAGACTCTTTTTATTGGCAGGAAGTAAAGCCTACATCAAAATTTTATAATTATGACGAACTTAAAACTATTACCAACTCTTATTGCGAAATACAATTTACCTCTGGGCATACCGTGAGGCTAGACCCCAATTCCGATATTATCCTAAACGCCATAAAACTTGATCCACAAAAGGATTATTTCCGTACAGTCCGGGTAATGCTGGGCAAAATATGGATTAAGGCTATAACCAAATCCCCTGCCAATGAACAATTTATTATCAAAACAGCCCATGCTTCAATCTCTATAAAAGGCACCTTCTTTTCGGTGGAGGGGCCAGAGGGTAATATTTCTACTTATGAAGGCACTGTTGAGGTTGCAACAGACAAGCAAACAGTGCAGGTAAAAAAAGGTACGGAAATATATATTAATAACTCCGGAACTATCCAGGAAACCAAACCATTGTCCAACCAGAGCCTGAGTGCTTTGAACAATATCCTGAATTCTTCTCTGATTATTACACAGGACGAAAAAACCAAAATTCAGAACGAATACAAAAAGCAACTGGAAAAGATTACTGCCAGCCAAACCTCCACCCAGGAAAAAACTGGCCAAACTGATCTTTTTAGTATCCTTAAAAAATTTCTAAAAAAATTAAAACTGTAA
- a CDS encoding response regulator, which produces MKTQKIYIIDDSEYIALMLKKVLFDLDYVTLGISTKEDHALDNVRRLKDEIDIITLDIYMGKTDGMSLIPKLLAINPKFKIVMVSSNRDEKTIIKCIQMGAKHYILKPFHMEDIRKIIQKISQAP; this is translated from the coding sequence ATGAAAACCCAGAAAATATATATAATTGACGACTCCGAATATATTGCCCTGATGTTGAAAAAGGTTCTTTTTGACCTAGATTATGTTACTCTGGGAATTTCCACCAAAGAAGATCATGCCCTGGATAACGTCAGGAGGTTAAAGGATGAAATAGATATCATCACCCTGGATATTTATATGGGCAAAACTGACGGTATGTCATTAATACCCAAGCTGTTGGCTATTAATCCGAAGTTTAAAATAGTGATGGTCAGCTCCAACCGTGACGAAAAAACAATTATTAAATGTATTCAAATGGGCGCAAAGCACTACATCCTAAAACCTTTTCATATGGAAGATATCAGAAAGATTATTCAAAAAATTTCTCAGGCACCCTGA